Genomic window (Dyadobacter fanqingshengii):
TGGCCTTTTGCAATGATCCAGGCAATCGCAAGCTGAGAAGCCGTCACGCCTTTTTCCAAAGCCATCTTTTCTATCGCTTCTGCCAGTTCCAGGTTTTTGTAAAACTGCTCGCCCTGAAAACGCGGGATTGAACGTCTGAAATCATCAGCAGGAAAATCGTCCGGGCTTTTGATCCGCTCACCGGAAATAAATCCGCGTCCCAGCGGCGAATACGCCACAAAACCAATGCCTAATTGCTGCAATGTATCCAAAATGCCTGCCTCTTCAACCGTCCTTTCAAACAGTGAATATTCTGTTTGCAATGCCGTGATCGGATGCGTTGCGTGTGCTTTTTGAAGCGTTTGGGACGAAACCTCCGAAAGTCCAAGATAGCCAACTTTTCCTTCTTTAACCAGATCAGCCATTGCGCCTACGGTGTCTTCAACAGGCACTTCGGGATCCAGGCGGTGCAGATAATACAGGTCAATGTAATCTGTTCCTAAATTTTTCAATGACCGCTCAATGGACTTTTTGACATAATCCACTTTACCATTGAATTTCCAGGTAAGCTGCTCGTTATCATCAATTTCAAAACCAAATTTGGTGGCGATAATGTAACTGTCGCGGTTGCCTTCGATGGCTTTGGCAATGAGCCGTTCGTTCAATAGTGGCCCGTAAAGGTCTGCGGTGTCAAGAAAATTTCCACCCAGTTCGAGGGAGCGGTGAATGCTTCGGATTGCCTCGCCTTCATCTGCTTTCCCGTAAATGTCTGCACCCGCAATCTGGGTCATGCCCATGCAACCAAGTCCTATATTGGGCACAACTAAGCCCTGGCTTCCTAAATTAACTTTTTTAATGCTCATCTTTTTGTGCTTTTAGTACATGACAAAACTACCGTACGATAAAAAACTTCATGTATCCAAATCAGGGAAGGTTGTATCCAAAAGCCGGGACAACATTTTTCCACGAATTTTCCGACATTCGTTCATCAAAAATCTATACACCGCATACTTTATTGAACATGAAATTTTGTTTGCTGCTCCTCTTCATTTCCGTTGCCCGATACTCCATAGTTCGTGCGCAAACGGAGGCTCCCATTCAATCGCTTAATCATTATGTAACGTTTTTAGACGAGTCGTCAAAAGTGCTGATCGGGCGTTTTAAAATGTTGGCAGATTATCAGGCTGAGGTAAATCAATACAAGAAAAAGCCTGTTTCTGCACTTAGGCTGCCATCTTCGGGTCCTTTGGAAGAGTATTATTTCAAGAAAGCATTATCGGGGAATGGTTTGGCAGGCGCGGAGATGGACCGGCTGAACAAAGGCGCGCGGGCAATCTGGGAGTTGCTGAATGACTTGGATATGGCCTGCAAACAACTGGAAACGCATGTTCATTTGAAAGCCTATCAGAACGATAACTTGAAACAATCCGACGAATATGTTACGAAAATTCAGGGAATGTTTGAGCAGTTTAGTCAGGAAAAGGATGCGTTTTATCTGCAAGTGCAGCAAGCATATCGGAAGCGTCAACCCTACTCGGCGACTGATCGTTACCTGGTTACCGAAAAAGCGATGGAGCAAGTGATCCTCAGCCAGCATCAGTTACTGGACTCGCTGCCCTATTATCTCGATGAGGAAAACCGTGCTGACTGGCCTGTTGAAACTGTGCGACGAAGTATGCTGGCTGATGAAAAATTTTTAGTAACCATTGGCAACACGCAGGCCAAGCTGGAATATCCGGCTTCGGATATGCTGAGTTCATTTAAATCGGCCATTGCCTCCATGCAATCGTTAAAGAGCAGGGCGATTGATAATTACACATTTGCAGCAAAACAATCTGCTGAGCATGGCAATGAGTCTTATATGCTGTTAATGAACCAGTTCAATCAGGATTTGCTGGCATTTCATAAGTCTTTCGTCAATTATGCGCAAAGCCAGCGGCGGCTGCTTTACTATCCTGCATTTTCCCCGGTTTTTTCGAAAGAGAAAGCTGCGAAAACAGCCAGGAAACTAGCCGAGACTGCGCCATTTGAAGACAAACCACTTTTATCTTTTAACATAAAAAAGGCCAGCGCACCTGCTTCGCCAGCGTTGATTCGCACATTGAACGACTACATTGAATTCGTGAATGAATCTTTGCAACAAATGCACTCGTTGCAGCTAACACTCCGCAATTATCAATCTTCTGCTGAATATTATCGCGCCCCGGGTAAAAGTAGTTCCCGCGCCAACCTGGCATATTCGCATGACCAATTCAAGATCCCGGCATCGGCTTATGCATTGTTAATGACTTCGAGTGCAACTGTCCCCGAGCCATATCGTGCAGCTATCAACAGGCAAACCGAAGTCCTGATGAATGTGCTGAAAGAAATGGATGACCTGAGCATCGAACTGATTGCTTACACTTCCAAAAAGCAATATTTGAATGATCAATTGCAGCGGTCGGATGCCATACTAGATCGTTACTTGACGCTTTTTGACACATTTGATAGAAAGAAAGAACAGCTTTATAATGACGTCCGCCGCATTTTCGAAGTTTATCCAAATGCGGATCCGAAAAATTCGTGGATTGTTGCCGGCAAGGCTTTACAAAACACAATGGACGATGACCGGGATGTTCTGTTCGGTGTCAAAGCATTATTAAGGCAGGAAATTGCCGAAATTCCAGCCACGGTAAAAATCGAAGACGATGCGCAGCAACTGATCGCTGACGAATATCAGAATTTGAAGGGATTGCAGCGTTATGGTCGCAGTAATGGCCTTTGCCCCTATTCGCCCTATGAAGATCTGGCCGGTAATTCGGCGCGGTTTGCCGAGTTGACGAAGAAGGTAAAAAACGTTTCGCCAAGCTCCACGCGGCACCCGTTTGAGTCCTTTTATTATTTCTACAACAATGAGCTGGTTTATCAATACAACAAGTTCGTTGAACTGTCGAAAGGCGGTTTGCTCAAAGTCGTTAACCAGCCCGATTTGTTTGTTTTTGCAAGAACTGACAAATCAAAAGCAACAAATCCACTTAAAGCGACGCAGCCTGAACCGATCCGGAAAGAAGCGGTTAACGATCCTGACCCTGAGATTGCTGCCGCAGGAAAATCTAAAAATCAAGCGAATCCAACCGAAAACCCGGCAGCTTCCATTACGACGCAAGTTTTGCAGCCAAAAACCGACACTGTTTACGTCGAGCGCCTCCGTGTCGACACTGTTTTTGTGGATAGAGCCATTACAAATCAGCAGGTTACACGATCATTGGATGGGTTTGCCGCCAACAATATGGTGCTTTTGCTGGATGTTTCTTCCTCCATGAACTCGCCTTACAAAATGCCGCTGCTGAAACATTCTATCAAATCCATGTTGACATTACTGCGGCCGGAAGACCAGATTTCCATTGTGCTGTATTCCGGCAAAGCGCGCGTTGTGTTGAAACCAACCTCGGGTTCCAAATCGGCGGAAATCGCAAGAATGATCGATCTGTTGCAGTCAGATGGGGATACGGACGGTAATGAGGGAATACGGCTGGCATATAAGACGGCTAACAAACAATACATCCGCGGCGGGAATAACCGGATCATTCTCGCCACAGATGGCGAATTTCCGGTCAGTGATGAAGTGATGCAAATGATCGGCCAAAATGCGCGCCAGGACCTTTACCTGACCATTTTAACATTTGGCAGAAATGCACACACAGGCCAGAAACTTAAAAAGCTAAGCCAGATCGGCAAAGGGTCTTACGCCCACGTCACCCAAGAAAGTGCTGATCTGCAACTCATTCTGGAAGCGCAGGGCAAGAAGCTGGCAACAGAGTAATATTTTGGTTATTTCGATATACTGAAGTGCTCATTGCAGCATTTAACTCGATGTAATGTCGTGCAATGCAAGTGGAATTTTCCTGATCCGTTTGCCCGATGCCGCGTAAATGGCATTAAGGACAGCAGGGACGCCTAGCGGGCTCGAAATCTCCCCTACGCCACCCGGCTTGTCCTCAGTGGTGGCCACAAAATGAACTTCCATCGGCGGGCATTCATACATTCTCAGCAATTTGTTTTCATGAAAATTGGTATGCACTGCGCGCCCATTTTTGATCGGTAAACCACCGTAATACAGCGCCGTTAAGCTCCAAACAATGCCTCCGATAAGCTGATTTTCCACCCCCGACTGATTGATAACCCTGCCGCAATCCACCGCAATGGTGATTTTGTTGATCGTTAATTTTTGGTCCTGCATGGTAACGTCCGCGATCACAGCACAATAATTGTTTCCATAAGGACTCACTGCAATACCTTTTCCCTGCCCCGGTTTCAACTTTTCACCCCATTTCGCCTTTTCCGCGGCGAGGTTCAATACATTCAAAATCCTCGAACCATGCACTGGTTCTGCATCGCCCACGAACACATCACGACCGCCTTTCAATAGTGACAAGCGGAATTCCAGCGGATCCTTTTTCAGTTCTGCGGCAATTTCATCGATAAAACATTCCCCATAAAACCGCCCGTGACCATCCACACCGCGCCAGGCCGAAGAATGTACAAGTTCCTCGTCGATCATGTCCTCAAAATCGTAACGAACATTGGGAATGTCATAGGCCATGGACGGGAGTTTGGGATCGGTGTATTTTGCGGCCCAGGTGTAAGTCCTGATTTCCTTTTCGTACCAGGCGTACAGATTATTTTCCTTATCAAGCGCGGCCTGATACTCCATATGTTGGTAAAGATGGCCCAAATTGCATTGATGGTCGTCCTCTCGCGTCCAAACCATTTTCACAGGCACATGACCCGCTTCTTTGGAAATAAATGCAGCCTCCAAAGCCATATCGGGATAATATCTGCGGCCAAAACCACCGCCGGAAGGGAACAAATTGATTTTAATCTGATCGCTGGAAAACCCGAACACGCGGCGTATTTCGTTGTCGATCAGGTGAGGTGCCTGGGATCCGATCCAGATTTCGCAATCATTTTCCCCGACGTGCGCTGTGCAGTTCAGCGGCTCCATACAGGAATGCAGCTGCTGCGGATACACATATGATGCGCGCAATGTCTTCCGGATGTGCCCCAGATTGGAGACGGCATTCTCATCTCCGGTGTAACCTGTCGGATCGGTACGGTGCGTCGCCTTTTTCCAGGCCATTTTCTCAAAATCCTCTGAACTCAGGTTACCATTGATGCCGTCGTCCCACTCGATGACGAGCTTTGCCTGCATTTGCTTAGCCGCCCAGAAAGAATCGGCCACAACCGCAACGCCTTCCCGGATATCATAAGGCATATAAGGCGCATTCATTTGCAATCCTGCAATGGGTTTGGTGTTAAAAACCTTTTTGGCGCCCTGAACTTTCATAGCTTCCGTAGCATCGAAATTTTTAAGCTTGCCTTTGAAAACGGGGCAGCGGGCGATGAGTGCATACAACATGCCAGGCACTTTCACGTCCAGACTGTATTTGATCTCGCCTGTCACGATGCCGGGAATGAGCTTGGCCGTTTTGGGCTTGCCTATGAGCTGATATTTGTCTGGTTCCTTGAGTTTAACCTCCGTCGGGACTGCTTCCTCGGACGCAGCGCTGGCTAATTCTCCAAATGACAGCTTTTTAGAAGATCCTTTGCGCAAGACAAAACCGTTTTCGGCATAGCAATTTTCGGCTTGCGTTTTCCATTGTTTGGCGGCTGCAGCGATGAGCATTTCCCTTGCGGCGGCGCCTGCATTGCGCAAGAGGTCCCATTGGTAAATGATCGTGCAGCTTCCGCCCGTGTCATGCCCTCCGTTTTTATCGTTCTGATATCTTTTCATATCGGCTCGGGGAAAGTCTATGGTCACTTTTTCCCAATCCGCACAAAGTTCTTCTGCCAGGATCTGGGCCATGGCAGTAGAAACACCCTGCCCCATTTCATGCTTTACAAACTGATAAAGGACATCGCCCTGATTATTGATTTTGATAAAATCCCCTAAAATTCCGGGAGCCGTCGCTCCCTGCTTGCAGACTATAATGCCGTTGGAAGAAGCATTAATTGAAAGAACAAGCCCGCCGCTGAGGAGGCCGGCGGAACGGATAAAATCTCTTCTTTGCATTTGGTTGATTATTTTCTGGCTAATGATGCTTGCTTAATCGCCTGATGAATGCGCTGGTAAGTGCCGCAGCGACATAAATTACCCGACATGCCAATCGTAATATCTGCATCCGAAGGTTGGGGATTTTGCATTAAAAGTGCGGCAGCATTCATGATCTGACCGGCCTGACAATATCCGCATTGAGGCACATCCCGTTCCTTCCAGGCCACTTGCAATGGATGGTTTCCGTCGGTCGAAAGCCCTTCAATGGTGGTTATCTTTTGATTTCGGACCGCGCTTACGGGAATGGTGCATGAACGGACGGCGTGACCATCTAAGTGGACAGTGCAGGCACCGCATTGCCCGATTCCACAGCCGTATTTTGTGCCTGTCAGCCCTACGAAATCACGGATTACCCAGAGCAGCGGCATTTCCGGATCTACGTCGGGTTGGTAAGTGCTTGAATTAATCTGGATCTTGATCTTCGCCATGAGTATAAAAATGATCGCCGTAGCATGGTACAGCGCATGTTTTTATACAAATCAATCAAAAAACAACATACAGAAACGGACTATTGGACCAGCGAATTCCTCCTTCGACAGACAATGCATTACACTTACAAAAGGCGTTTGTCGGACAGGCAATGGTTTTGCAAAAGGCTGAATTCAGGATTGCATCACATTGAATTTATTAAGTGCTTTGATCGTCTCATTTTTGTAGTTCCGCCCGATCGGGATCAGGTGTTCCCTTATCTTAACGGTTTGCGGCGTGAATGTGATGATCTGGTCAAATGGCACAATGTAGGAGCGGTGAACGCGGATGAATTTGTTTTCGGGCAACTTCTGTTCGAGATAGCTGATCTTGTTGTAGGAAATGATCTGGCTGTTCAAGGTTTTCACCCGCACATAATCCCGCAGACTTTCAATGTATAGAATGTCTTTCAGATAAACCTTAACCATCTCACGTTCAGCGCGCAGGAAAATGTAAGAAGCTTCGAAATTGTGGAGCAGGTT
Coding sequences:
- a CDS encoding (2Fe-2S)-binding protein; the encoded protein is MAKIKIQINSSTYQPDVDPEMPLLWVIRDFVGLTGTKYGCGIGQCGACTVHLDGHAVRSCTIPVSAVRNQKITTIEGLSTDGNHPLQVAWKERDVPQCGYCQAGQIMNAAALLMQNPQPSDADITIGMSGNLCRCGTYQRIHQAIKQASLARK
- a CDS encoding vWA domain-containing protein translates to MKFCLLLLFISVARYSIVRAQTEAPIQSLNHYVTFLDESSKVLIGRFKMLADYQAEVNQYKKKPVSALRLPSSGPLEEYYFKKALSGNGLAGAEMDRLNKGARAIWELLNDLDMACKQLETHVHLKAYQNDNLKQSDEYVTKIQGMFEQFSQEKDAFYLQVQQAYRKRQPYSATDRYLVTEKAMEQVILSQHQLLDSLPYYLDEENRADWPVETVRRSMLADEKFLVTIGNTQAKLEYPASDMLSSFKSAIASMQSLKSRAIDNYTFAAKQSAEHGNESYMLLMNQFNQDLLAFHKSFVNYAQSQRRLLYYPAFSPVFSKEKAAKTARKLAETAPFEDKPLLSFNIKKASAPASPALIRTLNDYIEFVNESLQQMHSLQLTLRNYQSSAEYYRAPGKSSSRANLAYSHDQFKIPASAYALLMTSSATVPEPYRAAINRQTEVLMNVLKEMDDLSIELIAYTSKKQYLNDQLQRSDAILDRYLTLFDTFDRKKEQLYNDVRRIFEVYPNADPKNSWIVAGKALQNTMDDDRDVLFGVKALLRQEIAEIPATVKIEDDAQQLIADEYQNLKGLQRYGRSNGLCPYSPYEDLAGNSARFAELTKKVKNVSPSSTRHPFESFYYFYNNELVYQYNKFVELSKGGLLKVVNQPDLFVFARTDKSKATNPLKATQPEPIRKEAVNDPDPEIAAAGKSKNQANPTENPAASITTQVLQPKTDTVYVERLRVDTVFVDRAITNQQVTRSLDGFAANNMVLLLDVSSSMNSPYKMPLLKHSIKSMLTLLRPEDQISIVLYSGKARVVLKPTSGSKSAEIARMIDLLQSDGDTDGNEGIRLAYKTANKQYIRGGNNRIILATDGEFPVSDEVMQMIGQNARQDLYLTILTFGRNAHTGQKLKKLSQIGKGSYAHVTQESADLQLILEAQGKKLATE
- a CDS encoding aldo/keto reductase, with the translated sequence MSIKKVNLGSQGLVVPNIGLGCMGMTQIAGADIYGKADEGEAIRSIHRSLELGGNFLDTADLYGPLLNERLIAKAIEGNRDSYIIATKFGFEIDDNEQLTWKFNGKVDYVKKSIERSLKNLGTDYIDLYYLHRLDPEVPVEDTVGAMADLVKEGKVGYLGLSEVSSQTLQKAHATHPITALQTEYSLFERTVEEAGILDTLQQLGIGFVAYSPLGRGFISGERIKSPDDFPADDFRRSIPRFQGEQFYKNLELAEAIEKMALEKGVTASQLAIAWIIAKGHLPIPGTKRVKYIEENIAAANIVLTETEVANLESIVPLGVTGARYDEAGMGWIDE
- a CDS encoding xanthine dehydrogenase family protein molybdopterin-binding subunit — protein: MQRRDFIRSAGLLSGGLVLSINASSNGIIVCKQGATAPGILGDFIKINNQGDVLYQFVKHEMGQGVSTAMAQILAEELCADWEKVTIDFPRADMKRYQNDKNGGHDTGGSCTIIYQWDLLRNAGAAAREMLIAAAAKQWKTQAENCYAENGFVLRKGSSKKLSFGELASAASEEAVPTEVKLKEPDKYQLIGKPKTAKLIPGIVTGEIKYSLDVKVPGMLYALIARCPVFKGKLKNFDATEAMKVQGAKKVFNTKPIAGLQMNAPYMPYDIREGVAVVADSFWAAKQMQAKLVIEWDDGINGNLSSEDFEKMAWKKATHRTDPTGYTGDENAVSNLGHIRKTLRASYVYPQQLHSCMEPLNCTAHVGENDCEIWIGSQAPHLIDNEIRRVFGFSSDQIKINLFPSGGGFGRRYYPDMALEAAFISKEAGHVPVKMVWTREDDHQCNLGHLYQHMEYQAALDKENNLYAWYEKEIRTYTWAAKYTDPKLPSMAYDIPNVRYDFEDMIDEELVHSSAWRGVDGHGRFYGECFIDEIAAELKKDPLEFRLSLLKGGRDVFVGDAEPVHGSRILNVLNLAAEKAKWGEKLKPGQGKGIAVSPYGNNYCAVIADVTMQDQKLTINKITIAVDCGRVINQSGVENQLIGGIVWSLTALYYGGLPIKNGRAVHTNFHENKLLRMYECPPMEVHFVATTEDKPGGVGEISSPLGVPAVLNAIYAASGKRIRKIPLALHDITSS